GCAATTGATCTTTTTCTCGATCAGATGAACAAATAATTTAGAAAGTTAAATTAATCTTCATAAATTTGTATCAAAGAAAGCGATAATTTATTTCAAAAAATTGTATTTCAAAATTTCGGCTATTGTCCCATTCATTATATATGGCTACAAAAATTTCCACTGAAAAACAAAGATGTTCCTGGTGTCTCAAGTTTGATCAATATATAAAATACCATGATGAGGAATGGGGAGTGCCAGTTCATGATGATAGAACTCATTTTGAATTTTTAATTTTAGAAGGAGCACAAGCGGGTCTTAGTTGGTCAACAATTTTAAAGAAACGAGAAGGTTACAGAAAAGTTTTTGCAAACTTTGATCCAGTCAAAGTAGCAAGATTCAGCGAGAAAAAAATTGAAGCCATTCTACTCAATCCAGCAATCATTCGCAACCGACTAAAAGTAAATGCTGCTGTTAACAATGCAAAACGATTTTTAGAGATTCAAAAAGAATTCGGTTCTTTTGATCAATACATTTGGAGTTTTGTTGGTCAAAAACCTATCAATCTCAATAGAAAAAGTTTAAGTGAAGTCCCTGCCACCACAAAAGAATCAGATGTTTTAAGTAAGGATCTAATCAAACGAGGATTCAAGTTTGTAGGAAGTACGGTCATCTATGCACATATGCAAGCCTGCGGACTTGTCAATGACCATATAGAAAGTTGTTTTCGTTATAAAGAGTTAAAAAAATAAGAATAAACTTCAAAGGTTTTTCAATCAGGGGATCATCCCATTCAATCAAAAAACCTCTCGTCATTTTTTAATTCATTTATTTCTTTTCAGCCACCACCACTGCTTTGATCATCTTCCATCCATCTTGGTTGTTGTAGAACGTATACAAAGATTGAAACTTCATCACTGGACTTTCCAAATCAGCTTTTACAAATCCAAATTGATCCAAAAATTCAATCGAATGGATGGTCACAGCCCTGTCCACCCCACCAATTTTGCCTTCTTTTAGGGAATCAATATACTTTGTTTTATCGGAACTAAATACAGAAGTATTTCCTTTGATAGATACGCTATCCGTATAGTCCGAATGAAACGCAGATTCCACTTCTGCAATTTTCCGTTCATCAATATTCTTCATAAGAGAGAGGAACTCTCTTTTCAATACTTCCTGATTTGTTTCTACTATTGTTTGGTTTGTCATTATCTTTATCCTTCTTTTGCGATTACTAAAATACAATTACACCAATCATCCGTTAACTTATTATTGTTGCTATAGCAACAATAATATAAAAAAATCAATCCAATGATTCCTCATAAATTTGATCGATGATTCTTTTGAAATTTTTAAAATCCTGGGCCGAAAGTTTTTTAAACATTCTTTTCCGTTCCTCTGTAACAACAGTCACCATCAATTCATAAATCTCAGATCCTTTTTTTGTTGGATAAACCTGGTTTTTTCTTCGATCTTCTGGATCAGATTGAATTTTAATCCATCCCTTCTCTTCCATATTTCGAAGCGCACGTGCCATTGACGGTCTATCATCAAAATCCCTTCCCAGATCAGATTGACTACAACCAGGTTGTTTCATCAAACGAACCAGAACAAACCACTGCTCAGGAAATAATTCCAATCCATTGGCCGATGCTAGCCTCATGAACTGACGTCGCAAGGCTCTCACTGTTCGATAAATCAAATAAGCATAGGAATTTTCTAAATCGAATGAATCATGCATATTGTTGCTATGGCAACAATATAAAAATCTATATTTTTGTCAAGAAAGTTATACATACATACCAGGGTTGTAGAACCAATCTGCCTTGACAGAACTTTCATCTAAATTATATTATAAAGTTTTGCACAAAATTAAAGGAGTACTTTCATGAATACGCAAAACAAAATATGTCTAACCCATTTTGACTATGGCCGATTAAAATTAATGATTTCGAATCATAGCAAAACAAACAAAGTGGACCACAATGTTAAAGATCTTTTGGGAGAAATTGAAAGAGCCCAAAAAGTGGACTCACAGGTAATTCCACCTAACTTTGTTACGATGAACTCAATAATCGAGCTGAAAAACCTCGGAGAACTAGAATTTCAAGAATTCCAACTGGTTTTTCCTGAAGAAGCCAACACAGAAGAGAACAAAATTTCAGTGTTAGCACCAATTGGAACCGCCGTTTTAGGATATAAAACCGGAGATGTCATTCAATGGAAATTCCCAGGCGGAGAAAATCATTTTCAAATCACCAAAATCAAATACCAACCGGAAGCAAACGGTGACTTCCATCTCTAAAAAACAAAACCATCAAATTTAGCAAAAGTTTGGCGCTCCCAATCCTATGTAATTTGTTGGTCTTATAGTTTAATGGGCCGGGCTCCTCCGGGGTCCGCTTACGCTCCCGTCTGCCAGTCGGCAGACCAAGGCCCTACGCATCCACTAGCGCTTGTCAGGTTTCGTTTAATACATCTTTGCATTTAGTTGAAATAGAAGCTTCATTTTGAAATAAACATTTTAAAATTCGGCCACCACCAGGGATGATCCAACGACAGTATTCACTTACATCATCCTTACAGAATCCCTGTGACTTTTCTTTCATAGTTTCCGATAGGATATTTTCAGCTTTGGTACACTCCTCCGATAAATTTTTTCCACGTTCTTTCAAACATTGCAAAATCCGAGCTTTGGTAGGTTTCACTCCCAAACAGTAAGTTGCGATCTCAGGTTTACAAATTTCATAAATTGGTTTTGATTCGGCAAACAAACTGATCTGAAAAGAGAGTAAGAGAAAAAGTATAAATCGATTCATACATCTATTGTTCCTTTTTTTATCTAGATTGACAGTCAGAATGAATATGACCGATCTATTTGGTATTTGCAAATCAAAAAATATCCATTCTATTGTAAGATTTGGATCTTTTATTGAACAAAATCATTTACTTTAAAACTTCTAAATATCAAATTTTTTCTTTTTCTTAACAAATACCAATGATTGTCAAAAGTATTTATTTTTTGATTATCTTTGGTAAAATGAAAAAAGTAGTGAAGACGGCAAGTGGAGAAAATGTCCCAACTTTAAAAACAAATTGAGGAAAGATTGTTTTAGTATCCCATTTTTTTCAAATCGGTGAGCGGAAGTAACAGCAGTATAAGGAAGTAAAACTGGCCATACAATTTTTCTAAATTTTAAACTTAACTCTGTATCTTCAAAAATAAAGTCCAAACTTAAATCTGAACTCCAAAGGTTTCGTTCAAAAAAGATACAATGGTCCAGATAAACTATTCCCTTGCACCTAACACGAATCCAATTCGAATACCATGAAATTAATCTTAGTAAAAAATGTTCTTTATCAAATTGATGTATAAAACCACCCCATATGTTTTTATTTTCTTTTTGTCCACTGAGCTGGATTAA
The nucleotide sequence above comes from Leptospira harrisiae. Encoded proteins:
- a CDS encoding DNA-3-methyladenine glycosylase I, with the protein product MATKISTEKQRCSWCLKFDQYIKYHDEEWGVPVHDDRTHFEFLILEGAQAGLSWSTILKKREGYRKVFANFDPVKVARFSEKKIEAILLNPAIIRNRLKVNAAVNNAKRFLEIQKEFGSFDQYIWSFVGQKPINLNRKSLSEVPATTKESDVLSKDLIKRGFKFVGSTVIYAHMQACGLVNDHIESCFRYKELKK
- a CDS encoding nuclear transport factor 2 family protein; its protein translation is MTNQTIVETNQEVLKREFLSLMKNIDERKIAEVESAFHSDYTDSVSIKGNTSVFSSDKTKYIDSLKEGKIGGVDRAVTIHSIEFLDQFGFVKADLESPVMKFQSLYTFYNNQDGWKMIKAVVVAEKK
- a CDS encoding MarR family winged helix-turn-helix transcriptional regulator — its product is MHDSFDLENSYAYLIYRTVRALRRQFMRLASANGLELFPEQWFVLVRLMKQPGCSQSDLGRDFDDRPSMARALRNMEEKGWIKIQSDPEDRRKNQVYPTKKGSEIYELMVTVVTEERKRMFKKLSAQDFKNFKRIIDQIYEESLD
- the rnk gene encoding nucleoside diphosphate kinase regulator, producing MNTQNKICLTHFDYGRLKLMISNHSKTNKVDHNVKDLLGEIERAQKVDSQVIPPNFVTMNSIIELKNLGELEFQEFQLVFPEEANTEENKISVLAPIGTAVLGYKTGDVIQWKFPGGENHFQITKIKYQPEANGDFHL
- a CDS encoding cysteine rich repeat-containing protein, translating into MNRFILFLLLSFQISLFAESKPIYEICKPEIATYCLGVKPTKARILQCLKERGKNLSEECTKAENILSETMKEKSQGFCKDDVSEYCRWIIPGGGRILKCLFQNEASISTKCKDVLNET